A single Candidatus Zixiibacteriota bacterium DNA region contains:
- the tsaD gene encoding tRNA (adenosine(37)-N6)-threonylcarbamoyltransferase complex transferase subunit TsaD — protein sequence MTASRPILGIETSCDETAAAVAAGDGRIMSSVVHSQTIHADYGGVVPELASREHAGRLPMIVDAAMGAAGIGWDDVGAIAVTAGPGLVGCLLVGVAYAQAAAKVRGIALVPVNHLEGHAHTPAMTDPDAPYPHLVLIASGGHSALVIVEGPGVFRRVGSTRDDAAGEALDKVGKILGFDYPAGPQIDCAAEGADDSAVEFPKAKFAGQEYDFSFSGVKTAAALDWEKRLSGQRPAIRRADWIASFERAVIEALCDNLFRAADDHSVGTVGLSGGVACNRRLRRQVAAWADRTGRRAVVPPPNLCADNAAMIAAVGAYRRTGNRASPIVDAVPNWELGEPFSQ from the coding sequence ATGACCGCCTCCCGTCCCATCCTGGGGATTGAGACCTCCTGTGATGAAACCGCCGCAGCGGTTGCGGCGGGCGACGGGCGCATTATGTCCAGCGTCGTGCATTCACAGACGATTCACGCCGACTACGGCGGCGTGGTGCCGGAGTTGGCCTCACGCGAGCATGCCGGTCGCCTTCCCATGATCGTCGACGCGGCCATGGGGGCCGCCGGAATCGGTTGGGACGATGTCGGCGCGATCGCCGTCACAGCCGGACCAGGATTGGTTGGATGCCTGTTGGTCGGCGTGGCGTATGCGCAGGCGGCCGCCAAGGTGCGCGGCATAGCACTGGTCCCCGTCAACCATCTCGAGGGCCATGCCCATACACCGGCGATGACCGATCCCGATGCTCCCTACCCTCACCTTGTCCTCATCGCCTCGGGTGGGCACTCCGCGCTGGTGATCGTTGAGGGTCCCGGTGTCTTCCGCCGCGTCGGCAGCACGCGCGATGATGCCGCGGGGGAAGCGCTCGACAAGGTCGGCAAGATTCTCGGTTTCGATTATCCCGCCGGTCCGCAGATCGACTGCGCGGCCGAGGGGGCTGATGATTCTGCCGTGGAATTCCCCAAGGCCAAATTCGCAGGTCAGGAATACGACTTCTCGTTCTCCGGCGTGAAGACCGCTGCGGCGCTGGATTGGGAGAAGCGGCTCTCGGGACAGAGGCCGGCGATTCGCCGCGCAGACTGGATCGCGTCGTTCGAACGGGCCGTCATTGAGGCGTTATGCGACAACCTGTTTCGTGCCGCCGACGACCACTCGGTCGGCACAGTAGGGCTGTCCGGAGGCGTGGCCTGCAATCGGCGACTCCGACGCCAAGTCGCGGCATGGGCCGATCGAACCGGTCGACGAGCCGTCGTGCCACCACCCAATCTGTGCGCCGACAACGCCGCGATGATCGCGGCGGTCGGCGCCTATCGGCGGACAGGCAACCGAGCGTCGCCCATCGTCGATGCCGTGCCCAACTGGGAATTGGGTGAACCCTTTTCGCAATGA
- the lptB gene encoding LPS export ABC transporter ATP-binding protein has protein sequence MGATAETEALRLHTVDLVKSYRRRRVVNGVSVAIGPGEVVGLLGPNGAGKTTTFYLTIGFIKPDAGDVYLGSRPITMLPMYRRARLGIGYLPQEPSVFRKMTVADNILAVLEVQGVPRAERRARLDELLTELSIAHVARSRGYQLSGGERRRVEIARALATRPKFMLLDEPFAGIDPIAVEDIQRIVAQLRSKGLGILITDHNVRETLAITDRAYIMCDGDILKEGTSQFLADDPEARKIYLGERFRLN, from the coding sequence ATGGGCGCGACCGCAGAGACGGAAGCACTGCGCCTGCACACGGTCGACCTGGTCAAGTCGTACCGGCGGCGGCGTGTGGTCAATGGCGTGTCCGTGGCGATCGGCCCCGGCGAAGTGGTCGGTCTTTTGGGTCCGAACGGCGCCGGCAAGACCACGACCTTCTATTTGACGATCGGATTCATCAAGCCGGACGCCGGTGACGTGTACTTGGGGAGCCGGCCGATCACGATGCTGCCCATGTACCGTCGGGCGCGTCTGGGGATCGGCTATCTGCCGCAGGAACCATCGGTCTTTCGCAAGATGACGGTCGCCGACAACATCCTGGCGGTGCTGGAGGTGCAGGGCGTGCCGCGCGCCGAACGGCGGGCACGACTCGACGAACTGCTCACCGAGTTGAGCATCGCGCATGTCGCCCGCTCGCGAGGGTATCAACTGTCCGGCGGCGAGCGGCGGCGGGTCGAGATCGCCCGCGCCCTGGCCACGCGGCCGAAGTTCATGCTCCTGGATGAACCCTTCGCCGGCATCGATCCCATCGCGGTGGAGGACATTCAACGGATCGTCGCGCAACTCCGCTCCAAGGGTCTCGGCATCCTCATCACCGATCACAACGTACGGGAAACTCTGGCCATCACCGACCGTGCCTATATCATGTGCGACGGCGACATCCTGAAGGAAGGGACCTCGCAATTCCTGGCCGATGATCCCGAGGCACGCAAGATCTATCTGGGGGAGCGTTTCCGGTTGAACTGA
- a CDS encoding radical SAM protein encodes MLIGTDRNGRAGNGARLPQTDDRIDVKPSRTTTRTRPYTARALARGVRGLLDPHRPLLAQVVVTRRCNLSCGYCNEYDKFSAPVDTDELLRRIDHLADLGTTVVTLTGGEPLLHPQLDRLVGHTVSRHMFCTSITNGFLLSREWIERLNRAGLYLLQVSVDNLEPNESSQKSLNLLKKRLPLLKSHARFKVNINAVLGSSPVRETRELVRQVRELGFYMTVGLLHSSDGMLDRGLLKHADLQTLYREINADRRRTVTHHLGEGWEREMIQTGASDWKCRAGARYLYIDEDGIVSYCSQRRGEPGIPLLAYGVKHIRHFFRERKGCESACTIACVRRASAIDRLRHQEQTTRPKMAPIPAPVTPGWLAPTTAP; translated from the coding sequence ATGCTAATTGGAACCGACCGAAACGGGCGCGCGGGGAACGGTGCGCGCCTCCCCCAAACCGACGACCGGATAGACGTGAAGCCGTCACGGACGACGACCCGCACCCGACCTTACACGGCCCGCGCCCTGGCGCGCGGCGTGCGTGGACTACTGGACCCCCACCGCCCGCTTCTGGCACAGGTCGTTGTGACGCGGCGCTGCAACCTCAGTTGCGGCTACTGCAACGAGTACGACAAGTTCTCGGCGCCGGTCGACACCGACGAATTGCTGCGGCGCATCGACCATCTGGCAGACCTGGGCACGACCGTCGTCACGCTGACCGGGGGAGAACCGCTGTTGCATCCCCAGTTGGATCGGCTGGTCGGCCACACCGTGTCCCGCCACATGTTCTGCACGTCAATCACCAACGGCTTCCTCTTGTCCCGCGAGTGGATCGAACGGCTCAACCGGGCTGGGCTCTATCTGCTGCAGGTCTCGGTCGATAACCTCGAACCGAATGAATCCTCCCAAAAGTCCCTGAACCTCCTCAAGAAGCGGCTGCCGCTTCTGAAGTCGCATGCGCGCTTCAAAGTGAACATCAACGCCGTTCTCGGTTCATCGCCGGTACGGGAGACAAGAGAGCTGGTCCGCCAGGTGCGCGAGCTGGGTTTCTACATGACAGTCGGGCTCCTGCATTCGAGTGATGGGATGCTCGACCGTGGGCTGCTGAAGCACGCCGATCTGCAGACTCTTTATCGTGAGATCAACGCCGACCGGCGCCGCACTGTGACGCATCACCTCGGCGAAGGGTGGGAACGTGAGATGATTCAGACCGGCGCCAGCGACTGGAAGTGTCGCGCCGGGGCCCGGTACCTCTACATCGATGAGGATGGGATTGTCTCGTACTGCAGCCAGCGTCGCGGTGAGCCCGGCATTCCGCTTCTGGCCTATGGTGTGAAACACATCCGTCACTTCTTCCGCGAGCGCAAGGGGTGTGAATCAGCCTGCACGATCGCGTGTGTGCGCCGCGCCTCCGCCATCGATCGCCTGCGTCACCAAGAACAGACCACACGTCCGAAGATGGCCCCGATCCCCGCGCCTGTGACGCCCGGTTGGTTGGCGCCAACCACGGCACCCTGA
- a CDS encoding sulfatase, with protein sequence MTMLLSPPSLYLVIDLVLGRLFDFSRLQALYYLLSLLASLALWILAAGILAGLRRGRPRLAWMVTILLGALYGVNLVLVYGYRLIVGALPNYYTFTFLFDEPRNSWTLFLDSLRTGHVAVMVLMTGLWILALRHGSRHGARAPVRRTRSPWGLGLAATVFVVIQLVLHNNIRFVDQSYVADLTTTTGLLRNVSTRLSRRPVGLGGLGARIPTPVPDLPENAPAGAHTIDGRPVNVLIILTESLRADELGLYGQSRSTSPFLDSLVTADAQHVVRFARAFSPASSTFISLPSLITGLAPVMPARLLHTQPVFWEYFKAMGRQTFFFTSQSHEWRHLKVYFTIPAIDDLYNMEIAGFKRINDMGVDDRHVVDHFLGWLGHRDTAVAFAGLLQFNQTHYPFWTPEDARPFGTDTPRDRYDNAVRYDDRQVARIIQGLTERGLRDRTLIVLTSDHGEGFMEHGFLGHLSGLYRECRQIPMLVFLPAPLIGDTAWSGRLAVLTANSVRNVANPDILPTLLDFAGVWNDPSLDGVRDGFYGQSLLRPVDPNRPLIASNSNETSSGHSNLSLITGDWHYLLNLQGAKAGTEELYHWADDPGEKINRIDIFPPELRTSIYGAFARYELCRRIFRGCGIPLDTEPTDSPGVARGARENAS encoded by the coding sequence GACTCCAAGCACTCTACTACCTTCTTTCTCTGTTGGCGTCGCTGGCCCTTTGGATTCTGGCGGCTGGAATCCTGGCTGGTCTGCGGCGGGGGCGCCCGCGGCTGGCATGGATGGTCACCATCCTGTTGGGCGCACTGTACGGCGTCAACCTGGTGTTGGTGTACGGGTATCGACTGATCGTCGGCGCGCTGCCCAACTACTATACATTCACGTTCCTCTTCGACGAGCCCCGGAATAGCTGGACGCTGTTTCTCGATTCGCTGCGCACGGGGCATGTCGCCGTGATGGTGCTCATGACCGGCCTGTGGATTCTGGCGTTGCGTCACGGGTCGCGTCACGGCGCGCGGGCGCCCGTCCGACGCACGCGTTCGCCATGGGGACTCGGGCTGGCCGCCACGGTGTTCGTGGTCATCCAACTCGTCTTGCACAACAACATCCGATTCGTCGATCAATCATACGTCGCCGACCTGACCACGACGACCGGCCTCTTGCGCAACGTCTCCACGCGTTTGAGTCGGCGACCGGTCGGCTTGGGAGGGCTGGGGGCACGGATTCCGACCCCGGTGCCTGATCTCCCGGAGAACGCTCCCGCCGGTGCGCACACAATCGACGGGCGTCCGGTCAACGTGCTGATCATCCTGACCGAGAGTCTGCGGGCCGACGAGTTGGGTCTCTACGGCCAGAGCCGGAGCACGTCGCCGTTTCTCGATTCTCTCGTGACCGCCGATGCGCAACACGTCGTGCGCTTTGCCCGTGCCTTTTCGCCGGCCTCCTCGACCTTCATCTCCCTGCCTTCGCTGATCACCGGTCTGGCACCGGTCATGCCGGCGCGTCTCTTGCACACACAGCCGGTCTTCTGGGAGTATTTCAAGGCGATGGGGAGACAGACCTTCTTCTTCACGTCGCAGAGCCACGAGTGGCGTCACCTGAAGGTATACTTCACCATCCCCGCCATCGACGATCTCTACAACATGGAGATTGCCGGGTTCAAGCGAATCAACGACATGGGGGTGGATGACCGCCATGTCGTCGACCACTTTCTCGGCTGGCTGGGCCACCGTGACACGGCCGTCGCCTTTGCCGGACTCTTGCAGTTCAATCAGACGCATTATCCCTTCTGGACACCGGAGGATGCGCGTCCCTTCGGAACCGACACTCCCCGTGACCGCTACGACAACGCGGTCCGCTACGACGATCGCCAAGTGGCGCGGATCATCCAGGGACTGACTGAACGCGGACTCCGGGATCGAACGCTGATTGTCCTCACGTCGGACCACGGCGAGGGATTCATGGAGCACGGGTTTCTCGGTCACTTGAGTGGCCTGTACCGGGAATGCCGGCAGATACCCATGCTCGTTTTCCTGCCGGCGCCACTCATCGGGGACACCGCGTGGTCCGGTCGACTCGCCGTTCTGACCGCCAACAGCGTGCGCAATGTCGCCAATCCCGACATCCTGCCGACACTCCTGGATTTTGCTGGTGTCTGGAATGATCCATCGCTCGACGGAGTACGCGACGGATTCTACGGCCAATCGCTGCTGCGACCCGTCGACCCAAACCGCCCGCTGATCGCCTCCAACAGCAATGAAACTTCGTCCGGTCACAGCAACCTGTCGCTCATCACCGGCGACTGGCACTATCTCTTGAATCTCCAGGGCGCAAAGGCCGGCACGGAGGAACTCTATCATTGGGCCGACGACCCGGGGGAAAAAATCAACCGCATCGACATCTTCCCACCGGAACTGCGGACCAGCATCTACGGTGCCTTTGCCCGGTATGAGCTGTGTCGGCGGATATTCCGCGGTTGCGGCATTCCCCTGGACACTGAGCCGACTGATTCTCCCGGGGTTGCGCGCGGGGCACGGGAGAATGCCTCTTGA